The Halorussus halophilus genome contains the following window.
TCGTTCGCGCCGACGATTTTGACCACGTCGCTGATGGTCCGGTCGGTTCCCGGCACCACGCGCTCGGGCGAGTAGCCGACGTGGAAGTCTTTGCCTTCCGTGTATCCGGAGACGCGCTCGATGGCCGGGACGAGTACCTCTTCGGTCGCACCCGGGTACACCGTCGATTCGAGGACGACCGTCGTGCCCGGCGAAATCTGTTCGCCGACCGTCTCGCCGGCGCTCTCGACGAAGTCGAGGTTCGGCGTGCCCTGTCCATCGACCGGCGTCGGCACCGCGACGATGGCATAGTCGGCGTCGCCGATGGTGGCGGCGTCGGACGTGAACTGAATCTCGCTGTCTTCGATGCGGTCGTCACCGATGTCGCCGTCGGTGGTGTCGATGCCGTCGTTCAGCGTGTCTATCTTCGACTGGTCGATGTCGAACCCGATGACGTTCTGGTCGGCTTCGTCGAACGCGACGGCCAGTGGCAGGCCGACGTATCCCATGCCGACGACGCTGACGGTCGCGGTCTGTGGTCGCTCGGGTTCGGCAATGTTTTTGACAGAACTCATCAGTGTTCACCTGCGACTTCCGGCTCGGTTTCGTAACTCTCTGGCTCGGGTTCTTCACTCGTGTCCGTGCCGCGTCGCGCGTACAGCGCGCCGACGGCGACGAGTGCGAGTAGTGCTGCACCCGGCTTCGAGACGATTTTGCTTCGTAGGTTCATGGTTCCCCTCCGCAGAGCCAGTCTCTGCGGCGTTGTTGATATCCACGAGTTCTCGGGCTTTGGTTATAGGCGAGATAAGAAGCTGCTTACACCCTGTGTAAGGGTTCGTCGGCGGTTCTATCCACTGGATAACTCAGCATTTCGACTGTTCGAGGGGGTGGTAGCCGGATAGATTCGAATCGGCGGCGAGTCGTCCCCGTCCGTCGATATGGTGCGTCTCTGGGGGGCCTTCTCACCAGTTTCGGACCGTTCGGCCGTGTTACGGCCCCTTACCCGCTCTATAATAAAGCCTCGTCCTACCCTTCGATGAAACGAACGACCACAGTCGCCCGGCGGTCCACCGGGGCCGCTGGGCGTCGAGGGGACCGCACCGGCCGACTATCGCCGGAGGAGACCAATGTCACAGGACCACACCCAGTCCGGGAGTGAGACCGTCGAGGAAGTACCGCGGCCCACCATATCGAGTGGCGAATCGCCGACGTCGAACGTGACCGCAGTGACGGTCAACACGCTCGCCCGCGCGGGCAAACATCCCGCGAGTAGTCGCGTGCTCGTCGTCGGACTACGCGACCCGGACACTGGGAACGACGCCCACGTTCGGACCATCGTAGAGTGTCTCGACAAGGAGGGCGTCGAGGTGGTCGGCTACGACCGCAGACTCGACGCGGAAGCTACTGCGAGCCTCGACGTCGAGATACAGGACTCGCTCTCGTTGGACGACTTCGACGGCGTCATCCTGACGACGCCGGACCCTGCCTGTACGACCGACGAACTGGATTCGATGGCGACCGCGCTCTGTGGTCATCCAATCGTGGTAGACTTGACGGGCTCTATCGACGTGCGAGCGGCCGCAGAGCATGGAATCACCGCGGTCTCCTACTGGGGGGTCTGAATGTACCGAGACCACACCATCGGCGTCGTCGTCCCCGCGTACAACGAGGAAGGCCACGTCGCCGACGTACTGGACGAGGTTCCGGAGTTCGTGGACCGCGTCTTCGTCGTGGACGACGCTTCGACGGACGATACGTGGGCCGAAATCAACGAGTACGCCAAGTCGGTCAACCCCGGCGAGTCGGCCGCGGAGGACGAGGACGAAGCCACAGACGGCGACGAATCGGCCGAAGCGGTGGTCGCCGACGGCGGAGCTACGGTCGCCGACGCTAGCACCGCGACCACTGAGAGCGGGGCGGCCGACACCGGTCCCGAAATCGTCCCGATTCGCCACGAGACGAATCAGGGGGCAGGCGGCGCGCTCAAGACTGGCTACATTCGCGCACGCGACGAGGGGATGGAGGTCACGGTCACTATCGACGCCGACGGCCAGATGGACCCGGACATCATGGACCGCTTCTTGGACCCCATCGTCTCCGGCGAGGCCGACTACACGAAGGGGAATCGATTTGCGAACCCCGACTACCGCGAGGAGATGCCCGAGTTCCGGCAAGTCGGCAACCAGATTCTGACCTACCTCACTCGAATTGCGAGTGGGTACTGGCGGATGGCCGACCCGCAGAACGGCTACACAGCCATCTCCATCGAGGCGCTCTGGGCCATCGAAATCGAGGAGATGTACGAGTACTACGGCTACTGCAACGACGTCCTCGTCAAACTCAACGCCAAGGGGATGACCGTCGCGGACGTGCCGATGCCCGCCAAGTACGGCGACGAGGAGAGCAGCATCACCTACAGCGAGTACATCCCGAAGGTGTCGGGAATGTTGCTTCGCAACTTCTTCTGGCGACTGAAGGAGCGCTACAGTCCGACCGACACTACGCCGCTGGCGTACGCGACTGGAACTCTCTTCGGCCTCCTCGCGCTCCGTTCGGGCGGTGCCGCACTCGCCTCCTTCGTCGGCGAGAACGACACCGCCGACGGAGCGGCAGAGTCGGCCTCCGAGGGCTCGGTTTCAGATTCGAACTCGGCGGGGTCGATGCTCAAACGACTGTTCGTCGGCGTGTTCGCCGTCCTCGCCGGAATGGTGCTGGACAGACGAGCCAACGAGGACCGGGAGGCCCACCAATGAGAGTCGTCGTCACCATCCAGCATCCGGCGCACGTCCACTTCTTCAAGCACGCCATCCGCGAACTGGAGGCCCAAGACCACGAGGTCCACGTCTTCGCGCGCGAGAAGGAGATGGCTATCGACCTGCTGGAGACCTACGACATCGACTACGAGGTACTGGCAGGCGAGTCGGACTCGCTGGCGTCGCTGGCGATGGTGCAGGCGACTTACGAGGCAAAACTGCTTCGGCGTGCGCGCAAAATCGACCCGGACGTCATCACCGCAATCGGCGGCGTCGCGGCGTCCCACGTCGCGAAAGTGACCGACGCGAAGTCGGTCGTCTTCTACGACACCGAACACGCCGAACTCATCCAGCAACTCGCCTACCCGTTCGCGGACGCCGTCTTCACGCCGGACTGCTTCCGTCGCGAGGTCGAGGCCCCGCACGTCCGGTACGCGGGCTACCACGAACTCGCCTACCTCCACCCCGACCGATTCGACCCGGACCCTTCGGTCTTGGACGATCTCGGTGTCGAAGTCGGGGACGACGAGCAACTCGTCGTCTGCCGACTGGTCGAGTGGGGTGCCTCTCACGACGTGGGCAACGGCGGATTCGACGACATCGAAGACGTCGTCTCGCAACTCGAAGACGCGGGTGGGAAGGTCCTCATCACCGCAGAGGGCGACCTGCCAGAGTCGCTCGAATCCTACCAAGTCTCGGTCGCGCCCGAGCGGATGCACGACCTACTCGCGCACGCCGACCTGTTCGTCGGCGAGGGGGCGACGATGGCCGCCGAGAGCGCGGTGCTGGGCACTCCGGCAGTGTACGTCAACACGCTCTCGATGGGCTACACCGACGAACTCGAAGACTACGGTCTGCTCTACCACTTCGATGGCGAGGAGCGCCACCAGCGCGGACTCCATCAGTCCGTCGAGATACTGGAGCGCGAAGCACCGACGTTCTGGGAGGGCCGCCGCGAGTCGATGCTGGCGGACAAGACGGACGCGCCGGACATGATTCTCCGGGCTATCGAGACTGTCGTGCCCGAGGACGTGGCTCTCCGCGAGGAGGCCCGCCTTCGTAGAGAGGCCCGCCGCGAGGAGGTGACGACTACGTGAAGGCACTACAGCTTACGACGACGCCGCGACCGTTCTTCGACCAACAGGTCGCGGCCCTCGAAGAGAGAGGCATCGAA
Protein-coding sequences here:
- a CDS encoding glycosyltransferase family 2 protein; translated protein: MYRDHTIGVVVPAYNEEGHVADVLDEVPEFVDRVFVVDDASTDDTWAEINEYAKSVNPGESAAEDEDEATDGDESAEAVVADGGATVADASTATTESGAADTGPEIVPIRHETNQGAGGALKTGYIRARDEGMEVTVTIDADGQMDPDIMDRFLDPIVSGEADYTKGNRFANPDYREEMPEFRQVGNQILTYLTRIASGYWRMADPQNGYTAISIEALWAIEIEEMYEYYGYCNDVLVKLNAKGMTVADVPMPAKYGDEESSITYSEYIPKVSGMLLRNFFWRLKERYSPTDTTPLAYATGTLFGLLALRSGGAALASFVGENDTADGAAESASEGSVSDSNSAGSMLKRLFVGVFAVLAGMVLDRRANEDREAHQ
- a CDS encoding nucleotide sugar dehydrogenase, whose translation is MSQDHTQSGSETVEEVPRPTISSGESPTSNVTAVTVNTLARAGKHPASSRVLVVGLRDPDTGNDAHVRTIVECLDKEGVEVVGYDRRLDAEATASLDVEIQDSLSLDDFDGVILTTPDPACTTDELDSMATALCGHPIVVDLTGSIDVRAAAEHGITAVSYWGV
- a CDS encoding DUF354 domain-containing protein codes for the protein MRVVVTIQHPAHVHFFKHAIRELEAQDHEVHVFAREKEMAIDLLETYDIDYEVLAGESDSLASLAMVQATYEAKLLRRARKIDPDVITAIGGVAASHVAKVTDAKSVVFYDTEHAELIQQLAYPFADAVFTPDCFRREVEAPHVRYAGYHELAYLHPDRFDPDPSVLDDLGVEVGDDEQLVVCRLVEWGASHDVGNGGFDDIEDVVSQLEDAGGKVLITAEGDLPESLESYQVSVAPERMHDLLAHADLFVGEGATMAAESAVLGTPAVYVNTLSMGYTDELEDYGLLYHFDGEERHQRGLHQSVEILEREAPTFWEGRRESMLADKTDAPDMILRAIETVVPEDVALREEARLRREARREEVTTT